The genomic interval TGTAGATGTAATGCACGCGTGTTTGTTCAATAAGAGTTTTGGCGCCTTCCTGATTAGGGTTGGTcatgttttaaaattttaaaatcagTCGGCTGTGAGCTAACAAATTTGATTGATAGAAGAggatttgaaatttgaaagTCGACACCAATTACTTTTGTTAATAATTTTAATCAAAAGTGAACTAAAAAACTGAACtaatttcaaaacaatctaAAACAAAGCTCTCTATAAGTTATTTTCCTATTTCTATCGGAAACATCACAATAGTTTGCCAAAATCGACCGATGGAAACGGATGCTTTCTCGCACTTGGTAGTGttctaggatgacaaaatggcagcTGGCAGagacctatttcaataaattttgtcagtgcaaatagcAAGTGGCAAGTGGCTGTTATAAGACCAGTCACTCCTTAAGGGTATAATTAattgtaagaataaagatgataagCAGAATAATCGCAGAAATTATCCACGTTTCTACAGTCAGTAGAAATTTGACAAGTTTCATGGTATTTTTTGATAGAAGAATTGCCATTTGACAATGGCCATTTaccgtttgcactgacaacatttattgaaataggtgtataccctGGCGATAAGAAAGAATTGATGCATTTACCTATCATACTCTTGGACTATTTCGTTGGCGCGTATATCCCACTGGTAATGTAGTCAGAGCCAAATGAGTTAGTAACAGTGCAACATAACATAAGTTATAGATAGTCCAGTACCAGTCTTTCATGGCTTAGTTGCCTACCTGTGGCCTCAgttaaacaaggacccgcaCTATAAAAGAGCTTAGCTCAGCCCCCTTTCGGctgaataaaattcaaatttcaagatgacAACACGCCGTAACATTGCGTCGGTAGTGAGACTTTTTAGTTGTGTTATCGTTAATAATTTGAACTAATTTTTACTGAAAATTCCAGCTCTTTGGTGGGTTATTCATTGTTAGTagccaagaaaaaataaaccaaGCAAACGAGAAGAAAAGCGCTTCAAAACTTGAGTTTGGGTTTCTCTCCTCATAGGCTAACAAGACACGCTTGACTGAACTCCGGAGCTCCGGAGCTCAACACCGCCTAGCATTTTACTGACAACTGAGCCTTTCGTGGACCTGGTCCAGGACATTTTATAGtgcgggtccttgtttaaagGATCACAGGTAGAGCGATTTAGTAGCAGACTCGACGCGTAGGAGAATTCAGGTATTCGATCAGAGGTACTACTGTATGTCACACGATTTACCGTAAGAATCTTCTTATCTGACGTGCCACAAACAAAGAGGTGTTGCTTATCCTGAAAACACACAGAAAGAGAAACATTAATTAAACATTAAAACATTAATGTCcaaactttttttaatgaatttaTGGTTTTTCGAAGTACTTAGTTAATTAAACTCTGTACCGACTACATCAGGCTACAGCACGTATACCTCATCAGGATTAAACTTGACACAGTACGGGATCTTTTTATTGGTGTAACGTCCAAGGCATTCACCTGTACAAAGAATCAATCAGAAAAATTTGCCCCGGCAGTGGAATGCCCCATCTACCAAAGTAATGGCAACTAGCTAATACACAAGACAACATATACGTGTACTGAAATAAGTGAAAGAAGCGTCACACTAGCTTCTGTAGTATCTAAGTCATCTAGATAACGTACAAGATTGATCGTCATGCTAGCTAGTATAACGCATTTGATTATATCATCTCGAGATAATGTGTAAGGTTGATTGTTATGCTAGCTAGTGTAATGCAAGAGTAGTTCCAGTTTCCATATCCCATAGTCTTCAGTGTTCAATTTATGCACCAGTCAATTGACAGCCCAGCCCCCCGACCCGGGAAGGTAACGCTGTCATGCGGGGGATTTAACACCTATTTAACACCGGTAGTCCACTGGGGGGTAGGGGATTTAACAGAAGCCCTCAACAGGCCGGGAAAGGGGGCGGGGAATTAACGCAGAACTGGAAGTTGCGTCCCCGTTTTTTCCCCGGTGTAttcaaattataatttttcaacAAAGATACTTGCTTGCAAATCTTAATCTCTGATAGTATTGACTGAAGAAAAATATAGTTTACTCTCTATCTATCGATGTctgttgatttttaaatttgggGTAGCCTGTGGTGAAAATACTAGAGAGGGCCCGGAAGTGGGTGTAGCATGCATGTGCCTTTTCTCGCCGAAGTTTCGTTGACTGAACATGGCAGCTCGGAGAAAGGTATGGCTTTCTATGGTGGAACGTTATCGGAAAACACCAGGGCCATGTAGTGGGGGTTTTAACAGCGTCACAGGCATCGGTAACCGGGCAATTAACACACATTTCACACCAGATGAATGTTACTTTCCCTGCTATGTCCCGGGGGTCAGGGTGCCAtggtttcaattgactggCGCATTATCATACAAGTTTGCACTTTCATCAACCGAAACTTGACCTACATGAgggtgaggggaggggtgggatgTGGTTCAAGAGGCTATACTTTTTTTCccttgaaaacaaaagacagcAACTATCAAAGATTGATTTCCCGATGGAAACTTACCAGTTTCTGTATCCCAGAGTTTCACATATCTATCATATCCAGCACTCAGGAATTGTGTACCATCATTATTGAAGGAGACATCTCGAACAGCCTTACTATGACCTGTTACCAAATAAAACACATGGCATCAAAGGAATGGGAAAAAGATAAACATCAAATGTTCAAAAGGTATTATCATGGTGTCATGGCTTAAAATTATGACAGTCTTGTTAACGTTTTCTAAGGAGGGacaaaaatggaaataaaGTGTGATAACAGAATTCAAGTCTACATGAAACTAACCATCTTGTTATCATTTTCTAGGGCAGGAACAGATATGTACCTGAAAATGTTCTGAGGCATCTTCTTTTGTTGTATACTTCCCATAACTgaatacaataaataaaaatcactATTCAGGATGTTTCTTGATCACCAAAGGCAACTCATCCTACCTGCAAATcatggtctttttttttacctaaaaCAATTCTAAGGCATCTATaccatttttattgttttacatattatacaaaaaaatattaccaAAAAGTCTGTTTCAAAAATGTCTGTTTCTACTGCACAAtgaattgttattattttggaCTTTTTGGTGATGGacacgacatgacggaaaaaccctgAACATGCGCACTTTGAAAAAATGGAGAAGGAAGATACAATTTCTCACAATGGCCAccagttccttgtattccggactgattttcctttttcaaaacacaaataacttGAGGCTGAAATTTACATACCCAGATTTAGGctatttaagatattttttccttgatcatccttgcgctacaTATGAGCTCAGGAatgaaaagctcaaattttaatatcaatttacaaaaagtcgcatcgatttaaaaaaaagtcgcatttgatattttgtttgatattccTCACTGAGTACTTAGgggaattttccgccttattcgatgtgaaatgagcttattggaaACGGCAAGTcttgtttttccgtcatgtcgatgGACACAATAACACTGGGAAGAGTGATTTGGCTAGTACCTGTCACAGCAGGGGTGTGTCCAGAGGGGGTCGACTTGAGGGGTCCAGAACCCACCCTGCTGTTGACCCCCTCATTGATAGACCCAGGATGCCTTAATTAATCCATGATCAGTGATTACTACCCTGGACCATTCCCTGCATTTTTCCCTAGATAGCCCCTTACACAGTATATACAGTGTGATTACAGTACGTTACCTTGACTTTGCAGTCCATACTACATGAGAGCAACAGATGCCCAGAAACAGGAAAGAACCTGACACATGACACGCCTTTTGTGTGACCAGTCCTAAAAAGGGACATAAAGAAATGAAATTGACCGCGGCTATGAACTAAGGCAGAGCTGTGCCccaaaatttttatttttttcagcaCTGAGTCGTTGCGTCCCAGGAGAGTTTTAGTGTTTAAAATTGCAGACtggcatttttttatcaaaaattatGTTAGTTGAGCCACCAAAAAAGAGTATCCTAAACTTGAATATGTACCATGTATGTATGTGCTTTTTCGGTAGATAGCATCTCTCCGGTGGCTCATTAGTGTCCAGTTTGACATCCAGATCTTTTGGAATATGTAAGTAAGATCTCCCTTGGTAGTCCACAGCATCCTTGACATGCAAGGTTGTCTTCTCTTCTGCACTTTTCTCTTCGTCTTTCTTAGTTCTCTtctgttttgtgttttcaaaCTCTTCAAGTTTGCTGGCTTCCTCCTGTGTGTAACaagaataataatattaaaggAAAACAACAGCATGTTAAATTGCTCTTTTAACCCTTCTTAAAAAATGCAGACAATTAGGAAATAAATAGACTGTGGTCAATGGTGATGACTTTTAAGAGGAGAGCAGTAAAATGTCAGTAATACTGAAAATATGTTTGGTTTTTTTAGTGCCTCTCCCTTAGGTTCAGAAATTTGATTCAACCACACCTAATGTATTGTATATTAGGGGTTAGATTTGCTACCCCTTAGAGcgaaaattgattttgctgcaATCAACCCAATCTGCTTTTATTGGAGACCCCCTGAGGTTGTCTCATACATGCTATAGTATTTGACGGTTGATTTGGGCTCTTTAACTCCAGTATACTGTACCTCTGATGGCTTGGCACTTTTGGACTCGTCAACAAAGGGAGCCCAAGGCCCCTGGTAGCCTTCTATGTCTCCTGGGTCACCTCGCCCCTCCCTCTTCCTCTTGTCACCTGGGCGTGTCTTGACACTCTCAAAAACTGTATTTCCTATAGATGGCAATCAAAGTTCATAAAAAATTTGCATTAGGAGTGTAAAATACGGTATGCAATGACAAGAGAGAAGATAATTTTTCCCATTTGTGGTAAGTATGCATTATGAATATCCTTGAAATATTTACCTTTTAGTTCATCAGCTTTAGTGACATCACCAATAACactaaaaaatgataatatttactTGTTATTCATTTGGGAATATTCTTTGTAGCTAATCAAACATGAATCAGATACTACTAAGGACCTTGAAATACATACATTTTGCTTATAACACAAAAATTGTTGCACAGCCTTAGCCAGCTTATGAAGCAGAGGGGGTTATAACTGAAAACATGTGCTATCTAACCGCAACACACCCTTTACAAGATGCAACTCAATATTCCTATAACacgctgctgttgttgttttcgtcATAGTTCAACAttaaagagttttttttttaaactttcgAAGCAGAATTAGCAGGCCTTTTGGAATAATGCATTTTTTCAGACAAGATTGCACAATTTGTCAAGACTACCGAAATGCTATTTGAGTAGTTGTGTTTGTACTCTAGCCATCCCAACAGCTTATGAATCATTTTAGCACTTTTACTTacatttgtctttttttaaaattcttggtgtgttactcattaccctgctagcagagctttcctCCAGTTTGCTTCTAACAGTTCACTTACTTGTGTCATGTCTTATGTTCTTTTGCATTAGTAGAAAAGGTGTTTTATATGTACCATAGGACGCTTTGTTGGCCACACCCAAATATCACCAACATCATAGCCTACTTTACCTTGATTCTGCCACAGCTTCACCAGACACACTTGGGTCCAGAGCATAACCTGATCAAAgagaatctttaaatcacattGACGGAGAGTGTAGTAAAACAATTGCAAAATTCTCTTCTTTACATAAATTATGTCTGAAAAACAAGGAAACTGTTCTTGGTTGGATAGTCTATGAACTTATACTGttcgttatgtgcacagtgtgtgaatgtggttatgtgcacagTTTGCAGGTGTCGTCCTTATGTGCGCACCGTTATGTGCAGTGTGCGCATGTCATTATGTGCGATATGTGCACTGTTTAGCCTAGCGCACAGTTCAGCATACTGTTATGTGCAATGTGTGTGACATTATTGTGCAGTGTAAGCATGATGTTATAATGCACAGCATTTGCATGTTGTGACAGTTTGTGCACTATGTTCATCCCTTAACAAGAGATGAGAATATACTAGTAACTATACCAAACCATTCCATACAATGAAGAGAGTCAGGGTACTTCCAAAAATGAGTATGTGTGTTGGGAGGGGAGGTCTGGGTGGTACTTTACTAACCCTTGGCCACCACTTGTGCATTATCGCCCAACTTACTAACCATAACTTGTGAAAGTTCTTCTTTGGACTTCAAAGGCAAAATCACTCATGTGGGCTTTCTCAACATAACCTAGAGACAAAATCAGATAAAACATCGTCAAAATATTCAGACAATATCCAGCAAATGTTCAAAAAGTTATAGATATTGGTTTAACACAAATAAgctcaatcacatcctcaccAGCTAGTGCATTCTTTGCAGCTTGCTGCTGTTTTGTCTTAAAGGGATTGTCTGGACCTACCTATAGGCATCGCAcagaataataaatattttcatttttatctaGTGGTAAGGTAGACAGCAGAGCACAATTCCAAATTAGGTGTTACCTGCTACAATAAATTAAAAGATTGTATGTAACAACAAACAATAAGAAACGACATGGAAGAAATAAGAATTACATGCAATTATTGTAAATACCTAGTAAGCCTAAATCTTAGTGTATTTCCAATTCTTGTACCTCAAATAATTTAACAACGATCTGCCAGTAGTTGCAGAACTATAGTAAGAGATGGAGAATCTCTCGattttaaaaatgtcactTCTCACCTGTGGGGCAAAGAGTTCTTCATATTTTGGGTTGAATGCGACTTCTTTTGTGTTGGAATCAATCTTTCGTGATACTTCGATATCGCcctgaaacaaaaaaagatcGGATCTGTCTTAGTATCACATCGTTTTCCAATAACGCTGAAAATTTATCAACTTAAGCTGAATCCCGAATTCTTCTGATTTTTTAAGAATTTGAATTAGAAAATGGCGCGAACTAGAAGGGTGCCGGatttaaaaagaactaaaCTAAAATTATTGTCCCTTTGTTATAACCTAAGCAAGAATTATCGACACACTATAAAAACATACGTATTGCATTTTGTACATTCATGCATTTTGTTCATACGTCGATTAAACGTCGGACTGTGAAAGAAATTGATAAACTTTACAACCCGTGGCCTCGAACTTCCATACCTTATGAGTCACGACAGGGGCCATGTTTATCTGAGCTCTCGACTTCAAGCTTTCTATGGAAGCTTGAGGGTTTAAGTGAGCGGTGTGATCCGCTGTGATCTCTTCTTCTTGTACTTCATTGCTGTCAGAATCGCTATCTTCGCCATAAGCAGCCAAAGCACCTATagccgccatgttggatttATTAGGGACTGGTCACGAGTTAAAAAGTGCACAGGGACCCCGACAAAAAGTATACGCATTGCGTTCGGCACTATTTTAGCGCAATTTGGGTTTGGCAGcactattttgatcagggagcACTTTTTGGGCGAACAAGTCAACTTCTAGCTTTTTTAACCCAAGTTACTAGATTTTGTAGTCTTTTATAGACATTTCTAGTTCCTTAactacaaataatattatctgAACTATGCTAAGACTGTAAGACTGGTGATTTCGACATTTTAatgggtagcctgtgtttGGTAACCACAAATATTGGTAGCCTGTGGAGTTCATTACAATATAGAATTGCCATGTTTTCCTGTTTTACAtctattgtaattatttctcGTTAGGATATTGTTATAATTAAGGTCTGTTATCAGGTTTGTCATTATTGACATTGGTGATGTTTGTAAATGAACATTGTTTTTTAGTAGTATCCAAAAAACAatggtaaacaaacacaaaagagaacaaagtcaTTTATGTTCATGGACAACAATATAAGATACTCTAATGCATGTatttaataaaagcaatattctttcttttattcaaattttaattaaaacacaACTTATCTcttaattgttttaaaaatatacggtaattttcttttcgccaacgagcactattttgattttggaGCACTTTTTAAGCACTCTTTGGGTGTTTTTGGGAGCACTTTTCTGGCTTTTTCGGAGCACAAACTGGAAACGCCTACATACAGCCACAGCCTGCGTGCTTCTTGTCTCCCGTGCAGCCGTTCTTAGTGTCGGTCACGCAACGGGGATGGGAGCATAACAAGAATAAAAATCGAAGcaagcaaaataaatttttcTACAGAAGCACATTTATTCTCAGAAAGGAAAAAAGTGCTactaaacagaaaaaaaaaaaacaagaaaaaatttctcttcttcttctttttcttcttcttcttcttctttcacAGGTCAAATATCAGTCGATAATGTCCAGCCAAAGTGATATCTGTCCTGTGAAGATATTTCTGCAGTCAAAACTCACTTTTTGTCTGCCCAATGACTCCTCAAACAAGGTTTTAAAACGCTATGAAGGCACagaaagaattttttttttagaattatcataaatatattttttagaatttatcctaaataaaaaaagaatcctaataaaataaacgctaaagaaaaagcaatgacaaaaaacttcacatcacagcgcgcgctcgtggcgTCATTCCCGTGCACGTCAGCGAGCGCGCAGAAGACATTTCAAACttgaaaacttttgctttaATTTCTATTTCAGCTCTCAgcagaacaataagaaaacagtctAGGTGTAAATCCATCAGTTGAAATGCAAGTTTTGagcttgttgtttttgttctaataaaaaaaattgttgcatggatttttatCATAGACAAATGTAAGCTCCTGACTGTCACGAAGAAGAAAAATCCCATCATCTCTACTTATCATATGGGAGGAAAACTAATTGAATCTGTCGTCAGTCACCCATATCTTGGTGTTGAAATGAGCAAAGACCTGAACTGGAGCAAACACATCCAAAACATCACAGGGAAAGCTAATAGATCATTAGGGTTCATTAAAAGAAATCTTCGCAAATGTCCAGAAAGTGTCAAGACCCAGGGATACAAGACACTTGTTCGACCTCAGCTTGAATACGCTAGTACTGTCTGGTCCCCTCACCAGGAATACCTCATTGATGCCATAGAAGCAGTGCAGAAGAAAGCAGCACGCTTTTGCAAGCAATGCTGGGATCGGGAACCGGGAACAATGACACGTC from Nematostella vectensis chromosome 14, jaNemVect1.1, whole genome shotgun sequence carries:
- the LOC5510424 gene encoding pre-mRNA-processing factor 17, whose protein sequence is MAAIGALAAYGEDSDSDSNEVQEEEITADHTAHLNPQASIESLKSRAQINMAPVVTHKGDIEVSRKIDSNTKEVAFNPKYEELFAPQVGPDNPFKTKQQQAAKNALAGYVEKAHMSDFAFEVQRRTFTSYGYALDPSVSGEAVAESSVIGDVTKADELKGNTVFESVKTRPGDKRKREGRGDPGDIEGYQGPWAPFVDESKSAKPSEEEASKLEEFENTKQKRTKKDEEKSAEEKTTLHVKDAVDYQGRSYLHIPKDLDVKLDTNEPPERCYLPKKHIHTWTGHTKGVSCVRFFPVSGHLLLSCSMDCKVKLWEVYNKRRCLRTFSGHSKAVRDVSFNNDGTQFLSAGYDRYVKLWDTETGECLGRYTNKKIPYCVKFNPDEDKQHLFVCGTSDKKILTWDIRANEIVQEYDRHLGAVNTITFVDQNRRFVTTSDDKSLRVWEWDIPVDFKYIAEPSMHSMPAVALHPNEKWLACQSMDNQILIFNVLNRFRQNRKKIFKGHMVAGYACQPNFSPDGSYVISGDADGKLNIWDWKSTKLYSKFKAHDGVCIGCAWHPHETSKVVTCGWDGLIKYWD